The proteins below are encoded in one region of Candidatus Poribacteria bacterium:
- a CDS encoding site-specific DNA-methyltransferase has translation MYFGNDQFRIINGNVLTTRAIKKDSIDLIVTSPPYNVDIEYNSNDDALSYTDYLAFSKKWFTRCFRWLKSDGRFCLNIPLDKNKGGQQHVGADLTKLATAIGFQYHSTIVWNEGNISRRTAWGSWMRASAPYVIAPVELIVVLYKEQWKKTSGSGQSDMNREEFMEWTNGLWTFPGESKKRIGHPAPFPLELPRRCIKLFSYVGDTILDPFMGSGTTLVAAQLNKRRSIGIDVDEYYCELAKERVSQAANQLYLFEEKGKSHGKDNS, from the coding sequence GTGTATTTTGGCAACGATCAGTTCAGAATAATCAACGGAAATGTACTGACTACACGCGCTATAAAAAAAGATAGCATTGACCTTATTGTTACATCACCCCCTTACAACGTTGATATAGAATATAACTCAAATGACGATGCCCTTTCTTATACCGACTATCTTGCCTTTTCCAAAAAATGGTTCACGCGTTGTTTTCGATGGCTTAAGTCGGATGGGCGTTTCTGTCTTAATATCCCCTTAGACAAAAACAAAGGTGGTCAACAACATGTCGGTGCGGATCTTACCAAACTCGCAACCGCTATCGGATTTCAATACCACTCTACCATTGTATGGAACGAAGGCAATATCTCCAGACGAACTGCTTGGGGGTCATGGATGAGAGCGTCCGCGCCCTACGTCATTGCTCCTGTTGAGTTAATTGTAGTTCTTTACAAAGAACAGTGGAAGAAAACGAGTGGCAGTGGACAATCGGATATGAACCGGGAGGAATTCATGGAGTGGACAAACGGTCTCTGGACTTTTCCCGGTGAGAGTAAGAAACGTATTGGGCATCCCGCTCCCTTTCCTTTAGAACTCCCGCGGCGTTGTATCAAACTCTTTAGTTACGTAGGTGACACTATCCTTGACCCGTTTATGGGCAGTGGGACTACTTTAGTTGCTGCCCAATTGAACAAACGTCGTAGCATCGGGATTGATGTCGATGAATATTACTGTGAACTTGCGAAGGAACGGGTAAGTCAGGCTGCAAATCAATTGTATCTGTTTGAAGAAAAAGGGAAGTCACATGGCAAAGACAATTCGTGA
- a CDS encoding HNH endonuclease — protein sequence MAKTIRELVFEYFVNHPNEELQHGPVVDWVSEQYFQEHGKTPRDPWRTVRQLHQEGKLIKVRKGIYKYDPDYVHEVVLFEFSPRDREAIFERDGRRCVVCGRGEADGLTIAADHIKPKDRGGTNTIDNGQTLCYEHNLRKSNYSQTEAGKRYFIRMYETALKNQDEKTRVFCEAVFDVYDEHGVNGHIDRPDTED from the coding sequence ATGGCAAAGACAATTCGTGAACTTGTGTTCGAGTATTTCGTGAATCATCCTAACGAGGAACTTCAGCATGGCCCCGTGGTTGACTGGGTGTCGGAACAATATTTTCAAGAGCATGGTAAAACTCCGCGGGATCCTTGGAGAACCGTTAGGCAACTCCATCAAGAAGGAAAACTAATCAAAGTCCGGAAAGGCATTTACAAGTATGACCCGGATTATGTCCATGAAGTGGTACTATTTGAGTTTTCCCCACGGGATAGAGAAGCTATTTTTGAACGCGACGGCCGTCGTTGTGTTGTCTGTGGACGTGGAGAAGCAGATGGCCTTACGATCGCCGCTGACCATATCAAACCGAAAGATAGAGGCGGCACCAATACCATTGATAATGGTCAAACCCTCTGTTATGAACATAATTTGCGCAAGAGTAACTATTCACAGACCGAGGCTGGTAAAAGGTACTTCATCAGAATGTATGAAACAGCATTAAAAAACCAGGATGAGAAGACGAGAGTTTTCTGTGAAGCCGTTTTTGATGTTTATGATGAACACGGTGTCAACGGCCATATTGACCGACCCGACACGGAGGATTGA
- a CDS encoding type II toxin-antitoxin system RelE/ParE family toxin: protein MHTSRLRNIQVYRALNGKEPFNEWLKSIQDRKTRARIRAGLERLRLGNFGNVKFLGEGVLELRFHFGRGYRIYFGEIRNTIVLLLCAGDKSSQTRDIERAKSYWLKYKEENL, encoded by the coding sequence ATGCATACCTCACGCCTACGAAATATACAGGTCTATCGCGCACTAAACGGTAAAGAACCTTTTAATGAATGGTTGAAATCAATTCAAGATAGAAAAACAAGAGCTCGGATTCGGGCAGGATTGGAACGACTCAGACTCGGAAATTTCGGGAATGTCAAATTTCTGGGGGAAGGGGTACTTGAACTGCGTTTCCACTTCGGAAGAGGTTATCGGATTTATTTTGGCGAAATCAGGAATACGATCGTCTTGCTGCTGTGCGCGGGTGATAAATCATCACAGACACGAGATATAGAACGGGCAAAAAGTTACTGGCTGAAATATAAGGAGGAAAACCTATGA
- a CDS encoding TIM barrel protein codes for MKIANAPCSWGVLEFELDGEAPDYAQVLDEMHEIGYLGTELGDWGFMPTDAERLHAELKKRQLTLLGAFVAVALADEKTHAAGEESALRHARLLADVSGKTPFIVLSDDNATTELRTRYAGRIRPEHGLTPAQWDTFIQGAHRIAQSVRDETGLRTVFHPHCAGYVETAAEVDMLMERTDPDLIGLCFDTGHYRFGGGDPIEAYTRHADRVWHVHFKDCHPDIAARSRKEAWDYFESVGNGVFCELGNGDVDFPAFLGELRKQDYEGWIVVEQDVLPGMGSPYESAERNLQYLNSIV; via the coding sequence ATGAAAATTGCAAATGCCCCGTGTTCGTGGGGTGTACTTGAGTTTGAGTTAGACGGCGAAGCACCCGACTATGCCCAGGTATTAGACGAGATGCACGAAATCGGTTACCTCGGCACCGAGTTAGGCGATTGGGGGTTCATGCCGACGGATGCAGAACGCCTCCATGCCGAACTTAAAAAACGTCAATTAACGCTGTTAGGCGCATTCGTAGCGGTCGCACTCGCTGACGAAAAAACACACGCAGCAGGTGAGGAATCGGCACTGCGTCACGCCCGTTTGTTAGCGGATGTCAGTGGAAAAACGCCATTTATCGTGCTGTCAGATGATAATGCTACCACAGAGCTGCGGACCCGCTACGCCGGTCGTATCCGTCCTGAACACGGATTGACACCAGCGCAGTGGGACACTTTTATACAGGGCGCGCACCGCATCGCCCAATCTGTCCGGGACGAGACAGGACTCCGCACGGTCTTCCATCCACACTGTGCCGGATATGTAGAGACAGCGGCGGAAGTGGACATGTTGATGGAACGCACCGATCCGGACCTCATCGGATTGTGTTTCGATACAGGACATTACCGATTCGGTGGCGGTGATCCGATTGAAGCGTATACCCGCCATGCCGATCGCGTCTGGCACGTCCATTTCAAGGATTGTCATCCCGATATCGCTGCCCGTTCCCGTAAGGAGGCGTGGGATTATTTTGAATCAGTTGGGAACGGCGTTTTTTGTGAGTTAGGCAACGGAGACGTTGATTTTCCGGCGTTCCTTGGGGAATTACGAAAACAGGACTATGAGGGGTGGATCGTCGTGGAGCAAGATGTCTTGCCGGGGATGGGGAGTCCTTACGAGAGCGCAGAACGAAATCTACAGTATCTGAATTCAATTGTGTAG
- the iolG gene encoding inositol 2-dehydrogenase: protein MNKSSKVGVGVIGSGRIGALHIEHLSQNIPEAELISVCSLDAPGVESLAKQFNIPKTTDDYTALLADPQIEAVLVASATNTHVEMSQAAAQAGKHVFCEKPISLNLEQIDETLAIVERAGVKFQVGFNRRFDASFVRVREAVTSGEIGEPHIMRITSRDPAPPPIEYVKVSGGIFLDMTIHDFDMARYLLGDEVIEVYAIGGVRVDPKIGEAGDIDTAVITLRFRNGVIATIDNSREAVYGYDQRVEVFGSKGMVTAANPPINTVTFSGSEGTRAASPPYFFVERYKPAFLSELRAFFACIQEDTPPPVTGNDGRAPVVIGFAALKSLRENRPVLLSEV from the coding sequence ATGAACAAATCCTCGAAAGTCGGTGTTGGCGTTATCGGGTCAGGACGTATCGGAGCACTCCACATTGAACACCTTTCCCAAAACATACCGGAAGCCGAACTCATCTCCGTTTGCAGTTTGGATGCCCCCGGTGTTGAATCCCTCGCGAAGCAGTTTAATATCCCAAAGACAACTGACGATTATACCGCACTTTTGGCGGATCCCCAGATTGAAGCAGTATTAGTGGCATCTGCCACCAATACACATGTCGAAATGAGCCAAGCCGCGGCGCAGGCAGGGAAACACGTTTTTTGTGAGAAACCGATCTCCTTAAATTTGGAGCAGATTGATGAGACTTTGGCGATTGTAGAAAGGGCAGGGGTTAAGTTTCAGGTCGGTTTCAACCGTCGATTTGATGCAAGTTTCGTGCGGGTCCGAGAAGCCGTTACTTCTGGAGAGATTGGCGAGCCGCACATCATGCGAATCACGAGCCGAGACCCCGCACCACCACCGATCGAATACGTCAAGGTCTCCGGGGGCATCTTTCTTGACATGACGATCCACGATTTCGATATGGCGCGCTATCTCCTCGGAGACGAGGTTATTGAGGTGTATGCAATAGGTGGTGTACGCGTTGATCCGAAAATCGGTGAGGCGGGTGACATTGACACCGCCGTTATCACTTTACGGTTCCGAAATGGGGTTATCGCAACTATTGATAACAGCAGAGAGGCTGTCTACGGTTACGACCAGCGTGTTGAAGTTTTCGGTTCAAAAGGGATGGTTACGGCAGCGAACCCGCCGATAAATACTGTTACTTTTAGCGGTAGTGAAGGGACCCGCGCTGCGTCCCCTCCGTATTTCTTTGTCGAACGTTACAAGCCAGCATTCCTTTCGGAGCTGCGAGCGTTCTTTGCGTGCATTCAGGAAGACACGCCACCGCCGGTTACAGGGAACGATGGTCGGGCACCTGTCGTGATCGGTTTCGCAGCGTTGAAGTCGCTTCGTGAAAACCGTCCTGTCCTGTTGTCGGAGGTCTAA
- a CDS encoding ABC transporter ATP-binding protein gives MADIVVKTEDVVKEYRMGSNILRALDGINIEIERGEYISLMGPSGSGKSTLFNMIGALDRPTEGQVYIDGQNMSHLSQRQIAAFRCHRVGYIFQSYNLLHVRSAHGNVTLPMIFAGIPERQRNEKAEQLLDMVGLGDRMYHLPDELSGGQRQRVAIARALANDPSIILADEPTANLDTITGREIIDLVKRLNKEQGVTVISATHDLKMLDVSDRIVDIRDGLVERIRNRDEIDIEVGEVGGEGH, from the coding sequence ATGGCTGATATCGTTGTGAAAACTGAAGATGTTGTCAAAGAATATCGCATGGGTTCAAACATTCTTCGTGCTTTGGACGGCATCAACATTGAGATTGAACGTGGAGAGTATATTTCGTTGATGGGTCCCTCGGGTTCAGGCAAATCCACGCTTTTTAATATGATCGGTGCTCTCGATCGTCCTACGGAGGGTCAAGTTTACATCGACGGACAAAATATGTCCCATCTTTCGCAAAGACAAATTGCGGCGTTTCGGTGTCATCGCGTGGGCTACATTTTTCAAAGTTACAATTTGCTGCACGTGCGGAGCGCGCATGGAAATGTAACGCTACCGATGATTTTCGCTGGCATCCCTGAGAGACAACGCAATGAAAAAGCGGAACAGTTGCTGGATATGGTAGGATTGGGTGATAGGATGTACCACCTCCCTGACGAACTTTCAGGGGGTCAGCGTCAACGTGTTGCTATCGCCAGAGCACTCGCGAACGATCCGAGTATCATTCTCGCCGACGAACCGACAGCAAACCTCGACACGATTACAGGACGTGAGATTATCGACCTCGTCAAACGCTTGAATAAAGAACAAGGGGTTACTGTTATTTCAGCAACACACGACCTGAAGATGTTAGATGTCTCTGACCGGATTGTGGACATCCGAGATGGACTCGTGGAACGCATCAGGAACCGAGACGAGATTGACATCGAAGTCGGCGAAGTCGGCGGGGAGGGTCACTAA
- a CDS encoding ABC transporter permease has product MQQRTPIEEQIDLPFVESLRISFQSLKIRFGRSIITTAGITLGIAFLVSVWTNNEIGLALQESGRQSAINTFEETTEKGISTKDIWLIIMSLIVCVVGIANSMLMAVTERFREIGTMKCLGALDGFVVRLFLLESGFQGFSGALIGALIGTLGAVLLGLKDYGLDLFFYFPLLPAQPEDGTMRLGVIVVILLGCILGMILAVIGSSFPAWRAAKLPPAEAMRTEV; this is encoded by the coding sequence TTGCAGCAGAGAACACCAATTGAAGAACAAATTGATCTCCCGTTTGTAGAATCTTTACGCATCAGTTTTCAGAGTTTGAAAATCCGTTTTGGGCGTTCAATCATTACGACGGCTGGTATCACACTCGGTATTGCATTTTTAGTCTCGGTTTGGACAAATAACGAAATCGGTCTCGCCCTACAGGAAAGCGGACGACAATCAGCAATTAATACCTTTGAAGAGACAACGGAAAAAGGCATTTCCACAAAAGATATCTGGTTGATTATCATGTCGCTGATTGTCTGTGTGGTAGGTATTGCGAACTCAATGCTCATGGCGGTAACAGAGCGTTTTCGCGAGATCGGCACGATGAAATGTCTCGGTGCGTTAGACGGGTTCGTGGTTAGACTGTTCCTCCTTGAATCAGGATTTCAGGGGTTTTCGGGAGCACTCATCGGCGCGCTTATCGGAACACTGGGCGCAGTGCTTTTAGGGCTTAAAGACTACGGGTTAGACTTATTCTTTTATTTTCCACTGTTACCTGCGCAGCCTGAAGACGGAACAATGCGGCTCGGTGTTATCGTCGTCATCCTATTGGGATGTATTCTGGGTATGATTTTGGCAGTGATCGGCTCCTCGTTTCCTGCATGGCGCGCGGCGAAACTTCCGCCTGCTGAAGCAATGCGTACCGAGGTATAA